In Apus apus isolate bApuApu2 chromosome 5, bApuApu2.pri.cur, whole genome shotgun sequence, the following are encoded in one genomic region:
- the IRAG1 gene encoding inositol 1,4,5-triphosphate receptor associated 1 isoform X3 gives MPTLPEDKGQSKEAQHSSSPAAKDTTVEGTTCSTPSIVLPENAVTPDVEIDKNLVNRPRSPHRRHSNRASRNSTSSLTSVDNSGHVIDLLNDQLPDVKISEEDKKKNLELLEEAKKVSERFLTRRGRKSRSSLPESPTAVSPTLSPKVSPVASRSNSLTLPVPSGSDVCTTTGVESVSPGQNNRTVKEDDRQTAENATKGLIDRRQNDQRKISQGRLVPRSAGFENSKEKLSEQKENFDPRKHMDTSPKSSPSGSDGSRMSLNTCMNVCENELGKSFLKKGKENDLPLKTHLPGPGIGNTDSKLKISIPEMRDHKVSCKPEFKFCGLRPPLLRAVSWDSLEPGQKDKTPLKLPSEEDKSFVFGNKSSNQLKAFKDLQIQVQPVRMQKLTKLREEHILMRNQNLVGLKLPELSEAAEQEKGPSPLPSPTEEEETKNSSDVMPSIPDVLLRKLRVHKSLPGSSPALTEKEVENVFVQLSLAFRNDSYTLESRINQAERERNLTEENAEKELENFKTAITSSAHLWHHYEHREAYQKLLEDIAVLRRLAARLSSRAEMVGAVRQEKRMSKATEVMMQYVENLKRTYEKDHAELMEFKKLANQNSSRSYGASEDGVPRSSRSMSLTVGKNMPRRRVSVAVVPKFNSLNIPGQSPAASPVPSMPSLSESPSNGRSNLTSTPVLPALLENGKTNGEPDCETSASVLTQSVLEEISPETKAKIEEEAYNKGYQEGLKKTKELQELKEEDEETPKESHDEHEESENEDEIKDLKSRLEVIINYLHILYPKLCKHWNVVWLIVAAIIIFAVMLGIYHSYNSCDEKSEGPEGKASCSAAQQYSWWNSGFQHEQRTE, from the exons GACACTACTGTTGAAGGGACAACATGCAGTACTCCTTCTATTGTTCTTCCAGAGAATGCTGTTACGCCAGATGTAGAAATTGATAAAAATCTGGTTAACAG GCCCCGTAGTCCTCATAGGAGACATTCTAACCGTGCCTCTAGGAATTCAACAAGTTCATTGACTTCTGTTG ACAACAGCGGTCATGTGATTGATCTGTTAAATGATCAGCTACCAGATGTCAAAATAtcagaggaagacaaaaagaagaatCTTGAATTGCTAGAAGAAGCAAAGAAAGTGAGTGAGAGGTTTCTAACACGCAGAGGCAGAAAGTCAAGAAGCAGCCTTCCAGAGTCACCCACAG CAGTTTCACCTACACTTAGTCCTAAAGTTTCACCAGTAGCATCTCGGAGCAACTCTCTCACTCTTCCAGTTCCATCAG GGTCTGATGTATGCACAACCACTGGTGTTGAGTCTGTATCTCCAGGGCAG AATAACAGAACTGTGAAAGAAGATGACAGGCAAACTGCAGAG AATGCCACAAAAGGATTAATTGATCGAAGGCAGAATGATCAAAGAAAGATTTCTCAGGGAAGGTTGGTTCCTCgttctgctggttttgaaaactccaaagaaaagctgtcagaacaaaaagaaaactttgatCCACGTAAACATATGGATACTTCACCAAAATCCTCCCCTTCAGGTAGTGATGGTAGCAGAATGTCTCTTAACACTTGCATGAATGTTTGTGAAAATGAACTTGGAAAATCATTcctcaagaaaggaaaagaaaatgatcTTCCTTTAAAAACCCATCTACCAGGACCAGGAATAGGAAATACAGACTCAAAGCTAAAAATTTCTATTCCAGAAATGAGGGACCATAAAGTTTCATGTAAACCAGAATTTAAATTCTGTGGACTGCGTCCTCCTCTGCTGAGGGCTGTATCGTGGGATAGCCTGGAGCCTGGACAGAAAGATAAAACACCTTTAAAATTACCATCTGAGGAAGataaaagctttgtttttgGAAATAAATCCAGCAATCAATTAAAAGCATTCAAAGACCTTCAAATCCAAGTGCAACCAGTCCGAATGCAGAAATTGACAAAGCTCAGAGAG GAGCATATTTTGATGAGAAATCAAAATTTAGTTGGACTTAAACTTCCTGAACTTAGTGAAGCAGCTGAACAGGAAAAAG GCCCTtcacctctcccctcccccacTGAAGAGGAAGAGACAAAGAATAGCTCTGATGTCATGCCCAGCATTCCTGATGTATTGCTGCGAAAACTACGAGTGCACAAGTCGCTTCCAGGAAG CTCCCCTGCACTTACTGAAAAAGAAGTCGAG AATGTATTTGTACAACTTTCCTTGGCCTTTAGAAATGATAGTTATACCTTGGAATCTAGAATTAAccaagcagagagagagagaaatcttACTGAAGAGAATGCTGAGAAGGAACTGGAAAACTTTAAAACAGCCATTACG TCTTCAGCTCACTTATGGCATCACTATGAACACAGAGAAGCTTACCAGAAGCTACTGGAGGATATTGCTGTTCTGCGGCGTTTAGCTGCTAGACTGTCTAGTCGTGCTGAGATGGTTGGAGCCGTTCGCCAG gAGAAGCGTATGTCAAAGGCAACAGAAGTGATGATGCAGTATGtggaaaatctgaaaagaaCATATGAAAAGGATCACGCTGAACTAATGGAGTTCAAGAAACTTGCCAATCAGAATTCTAGCAGAAGCTATGGTGcatctg AAGATGGAGTACCTCGTTCATCTAGATCCATGTCACTTACTGTTGGAAAG AATATGCCTCGGAGGAGAGTCAGTGTTGCTGTTGTTCCTAAATTTAACTCCTTAAACATTCCTGGTCAGTCACCAGCAGCTTCACCTGTACCTTCAATGCCATCCCTG TCTGAATCACCTAGTAATGGAAGGAGCAATCTAACATCTACGCCTGTTCTGCCAGCACTTTTAGAAAA TGGTAAGACTAATGGAGAGCCTGACTGTGAAACCTCTGCTTCTGTGCTGACACAGAGTGTGTTGGAAGAAATCAGTCCTGAAACTAAAGCCAAGATAGAAGAGGAAGCATATAACAAAGG CTATCAGGAAGGCttgaagaaaaccaaagaaCTTCAGGAACTGAAGGAAGAAGATGAAGAGACACCAAAGGAAAGTCATGATGAACATGAAGAAAGTGAAAACGAAGATGAGATAAAAGACCTGAAAAGCAG ACTCGAAGTCATCattaattatttacatataCTGTACCCCAAACTGTGTAAACACTGGAATGTGGTATGGCTCATAGTGGCTGCGATAATCATATTTGCTGTGATGTTGGGAATCTACCATTCATACAACTCCTGTGATGAAAAATCAGAGGGACCTGAAGGAAAGGccagctgttctgctgcccAGCAATATTCCTGGTGGAACTCAGGATTCCAACATGAGCAACGCACTGAATAG
- the IRAG1 gene encoding inositol 1,4,5-triphosphate receptor associated 1 isoform X4, whose translation MKDTTVEGTTCSTPSIVLPENAVTPDVEIDKNLVNRPRSPHRRHSNRASRNSTSSLTSVDNSGHVIDLLNDQLPDVKISEEDKKKNLELLEEAKKVSERFLTRRGRKSRSSLPESPTAVSPTLSPKVSPVASRSNSLTLPVPSGSDVCTTTGVESVSPGQNNRTVKEDDRQTAENATKGLIDRRQNDQRKISQGRLVPRSAGFENSKEKLSEQKENFDPRKHMDTSPKSSPSGSDGSRMSLNTCMNVCENELGKSFLKKGKENDLPLKTHLPGPGIGNTDSKLKISIPEMRDHKVSCKPEFKFCGLRPPLLRAVSWDSLEPGQKDKTPLKLPSEEDKSFVFGNKSSNQLKAFKDLQIQVQPVRMQKLTKLREEHILMRNQNLVGLKLPELSEAAEQEKGPSPLPSPTEEEETKNSSDVMPSIPDVLLRKLRVHKSLPGSSPALTEKEVENVFVQLSLAFRNDSYTLESRINQAERERNLTEENAEKELENFKTAITSSAHLWHHYEHREAYQKLLEDIAVLRRLAARLSSRAEMVGAVRQEKRMSKATEVMMQYVENLKRTYEKDHAELMEFKKLANQNSSRSYGASEDGVPRSSRSMSLTVGKNMPRRRVSVAVVPKFNSLNIPGQSPAASPVPSMPSLSESPSNGRSNLTSTPVLPALLENGKTNGEPDCETSASVLTQSVLEEISPETKAKIEEEAYNKGYQEGLKKTKELQELKEEDEETPKESHDEHEESENEDEIKDLKSSRLEVIINYLHILYPKLCKHWNVVWLIVAAIIIFAVMLGIYHSYNSCDEKSEGPEGKASCSAAQQYSWWNSGFQHEQRTE comes from the exons ATGAAG GACACTACTGTTGAAGGGACAACATGCAGTACTCCTTCTATTGTTCTTCCAGAGAATGCTGTTACGCCAGATGTAGAAATTGATAAAAATCTGGTTAACAG GCCCCGTAGTCCTCATAGGAGACATTCTAACCGTGCCTCTAGGAATTCAACAAGTTCATTGACTTCTGTTG ACAACAGCGGTCATGTGATTGATCTGTTAAATGATCAGCTACCAGATGTCAAAATAtcagaggaagacaaaaagaagaatCTTGAATTGCTAGAAGAAGCAAAGAAAGTGAGTGAGAGGTTTCTAACACGCAGAGGCAGAAAGTCAAGAAGCAGCCTTCCAGAGTCACCCACAG CAGTTTCACCTACACTTAGTCCTAAAGTTTCACCAGTAGCATCTCGGAGCAACTCTCTCACTCTTCCAGTTCCATCAG GGTCTGATGTATGCACAACCACTGGTGTTGAGTCTGTATCTCCAGGGCAG AATAACAGAACTGTGAAAGAAGATGACAGGCAAACTGCAGAG AATGCCACAAAAGGATTAATTGATCGAAGGCAGAATGATCAAAGAAAGATTTCTCAGGGAAGGTTGGTTCCTCgttctgctggttttgaaaactccaaagaaaagctgtcagaacaaaaagaaaactttgatCCACGTAAACATATGGATACTTCACCAAAATCCTCCCCTTCAGGTAGTGATGGTAGCAGAATGTCTCTTAACACTTGCATGAATGTTTGTGAAAATGAACTTGGAAAATCATTcctcaagaaaggaaaagaaaatgatcTTCCTTTAAAAACCCATCTACCAGGACCAGGAATAGGAAATACAGACTCAAAGCTAAAAATTTCTATTCCAGAAATGAGGGACCATAAAGTTTCATGTAAACCAGAATTTAAATTCTGTGGACTGCGTCCTCCTCTGCTGAGGGCTGTATCGTGGGATAGCCTGGAGCCTGGACAGAAAGATAAAACACCTTTAAAATTACCATCTGAGGAAGataaaagctttgtttttgGAAATAAATCCAGCAATCAATTAAAAGCATTCAAAGACCTTCAAATCCAAGTGCAACCAGTCCGAATGCAGAAATTGACAAAGCTCAGAGAG GAGCATATTTTGATGAGAAATCAAAATTTAGTTGGACTTAAACTTCCTGAACTTAGTGAAGCAGCTGAACAGGAAAAAG GCCCTtcacctctcccctcccccacTGAAGAGGAAGAGACAAAGAATAGCTCTGATGTCATGCCCAGCATTCCTGATGTATTGCTGCGAAAACTACGAGTGCACAAGTCGCTTCCAGGAAG CTCCCCTGCACTTACTGAAAAAGAAGTCGAG AATGTATTTGTACAACTTTCCTTGGCCTTTAGAAATGATAGTTATACCTTGGAATCTAGAATTAAccaagcagagagagagagaaatcttACTGAAGAGAATGCTGAGAAGGAACTGGAAAACTTTAAAACAGCCATTACG TCTTCAGCTCACTTATGGCATCACTATGAACACAGAGAAGCTTACCAGAAGCTACTGGAGGATATTGCTGTTCTGCGGCGTTTAGCTGCTAGACTGTCTAGTCGTGCTGAGATGGTTGGAGCCGTTCGCCAG gAGAAGCGTATGTCAAAGGCAACAGAAGTGATGATGCAGTATGtggaaaatctgaaaagaaCATATGAAAAGGATCACGCTGAACTAATGGAGTTCAAGAAACTTGCCAATCAGAATTCTAGCAGAAGCTATGGTGcatctg AAGATGGAGTACCTCGTTCATCTAGATCCATGTCACTTACTGTTGGAAAG AATATGCCTCGGAGGAGAGTCAGTGTTGCTGTTGTTCCTAAATTTAACTCCTTAAACATTCCTGGTCAGTCACCAGCAGCTTCACCTGTACCTTCAATGCCATCCCTG TCTGAATCACCTAGTAATGGAAGGAGCAATCTAACATCTACGCCTGTTCTGCCAGCACTTTTAGAAAA TGGTAAGACTAATGGAGAGCCTGACTGTGAAACCTCTGCTTCTGTGCTGACACAGAGTGTGTTGGAAGAAATCAGTCCTGAAACTAAAGCCAAGATAGAAGAGGAAGCATATAACAAAGG CTATCAGGAAGGCttgaagaaaaccaaagaaCTTCAGGAACTGAAGGAAGAAGATGAAGAGACACCAAAGGAAAGTCATGATGAACATGAAGAAAGTGAAAACGAAGATGAGATAAAAGACCTGAAAAGCAG cagACTCGAAGTCATCattaattatttacatataCTGTACCCCAAACTGTGTAAACACTGGAATGTGGTATGGCTCATAGTGGCTGCGATAATCATATTTGCTGTGATGTTGGGAATCTACCATTCATACAACTCCTGTGATGAAAAATCAGAGGGACCTGAAGGAAAGGccagctgttctgctgcccAGCAATATTCCTGGTGGAACTCAGGATTCCAACATGAGCAACGCACTGAATAG
- the LYVE1 gene encoding lymphatic vessel endothelial hyaluronic acid receptor 1 has protein sequence MSTYFGVNSAVFFIWFMTFMAQNYFITGSTLSPCRITGVGIYLEEKVNFSEAGNACNQLNLQLANKDQVEKALKHGFETCSYGWVKDGFVVIPRITSNKKCGKGNVGLVQWYAEHFKTFKVYCFNSSDVQINSCKPDPTTTILPSSSAPTDFTASSGSDLTENITAVPNVTESEQFLRKIKFRVICVTETIIPTEGTTTKLPEEYSLIDSPNYTSRAAFKNDAIAFGGIPTALLVLAIFFFIISVVLAVCYVKKYKKTFPFSNKNQQKEMVETTALKEAKSNDKTPEKETNNGKNLEESKPKPETTVKCLEAEV, from the exons ATGTCAACTTATTTTGGAGTTAACTCAGCAGTGTTTTTCATCTGGTTTATGACATTCATGGCTCAAAATTACTTTATAACAG GTTCCACTCTTTCACCTTGCAGAATTACAGGTGTAGGAATTTATCTTGAGGAGAAAGTTAATTTCTCAGAAGCAGGTAATGCATGTAATCAACTGAACCTACAATTGGCAAATAAAGACCAAGTTGAAAAGGCTTTAAAACATGGCTTTGAAACATGCAG CTATGGATGGGTGAAAGATGGATTTGTTGTTATTCCTCGGATAACATCCAACAAGAAATGTGGTAAGGGCAACGTTGGACTAGTGCAATGGTATGCTGAACACTTTAAAACATTCAAAGTTTATTGCTTCAACTCCTCAG atGTTCAGATTAATTCATGTAAACCAGATCCAACTACAACCATACTACCTTCATCAAGTGCACCAACAGACTTCACTGCTTCTTCAGGCTCTGATTTGACTGAGAACATCACAGCAGTGCCAAATGTGACCGAGTCAGAACAATTCTTGAGAAAGATAAAATTTCGTGTAATATGTGTCACAGAAACTATAATACCAACAGAAGGGACAACTACAAAACTGCCAGAGGAATACTCACTGATTGACTCTCCTAACTACACTTCGCGTGCTGCCTTTAAGAATGATGCCATTGCCTTTGGAG GTATCCCCACTGCACTTCTTGTACTGGCAATCTTcttcttcattatttcagttgttCTAGCAGTCTGCTATGTCAAAAA gTACAAGAAAACTTTCCCATTTTCAAACAAgaatcagcaaaaagaaatggTTGAAACTACTGCTCTCAAAGAAGCCAAGTCAAATGACAAAACACCtgagaaggaaacaaataatggaaaaaatttAGAAGAGTCTAAACCCAAGCCGGAGACCACAGTAAAATGTCTAGAAGCAGAAGTTTAA
- the IRAG1 gene encoding inositol 1,4,5-triphosphate receptor associated 1 isoform X1: MPTLPEDKGQSKEAQHSSSPAAKDTTVEGTTCSTPSIVLPENAVTPDVEIDKNLVNRPRSPHRRHSNRASRNSTSSLTSVDNSGHVIDLLNDQLPDVKISEEDKKKNLELLEEAKKVSERFLTRRGRKSRSSLPESPTAVSPTLSPKVSPVASRSNSLTLPVPSGSDVCTTTGVESVSPGQNNRTVKEDDRQTAENATKGLIDRRQNDQRKISQGRLVPRSAGFENSKEKLSEQKENFDPRKHMDTSPKSSPSGSDGSRMSLNTCMNVCENELGKSFLKKGKENDLPLKTHLPGPGIGNTDSKLKISIPEMRDHKVSCKPEFKFCGLRPPLLRAVSWDSLEPGQKDKTPLKLPSEEDKSFVFGNKSSNQLKAFKDLQIQVQPVRMQKLTKLREEHILMRNQNLVGLKLPELSEAAEQEKGPSPLPSPTEEEETKNSSDVMPSIPDVLLRKLRVHKSLPGSSPALTEKEVENVFVQLSLAFRNDSYTLESRINQAERERNLTEENAEKELENFKTAITSSAHLWHHYEHREAYQKLLEDIAVLRRLAARLSSRAEMVGAVRQEKRMSKATEVMMQYVENLKRTYEKDHAELMEFKKLANQNSSRSYGASEDGVPRSSRSMSLTVGKNMPRRRVSVAVVPKFNSLNIPGQSPAASPVPSMPSLSESPSNGRSNLTSTPVLPALLENGKTNGEPDCETSASVLTQSVLEEISPETKAKIEEEAYNKGYQEGLKKTKELQELKEEDEETPKESHDEHEESENEDEIKDLKSSRLEVIINYLHILYPKLCKHWNVVWLIVAAIIIFAVMLGIYHSYNSCDEKSEGPEGKASCSAAQQYSWWNSGFQHEQRTE; this comes from the exons GACACTACTGTTGAAGGGACAACATGCAGTACTCCTTCTATTGTTCTTCCAGAGAATGCTGTTACGCCAGATGTAGAAATTGATAAAAATCTGGTTAACAG GCCCCGTAGTCCTCATAGGAGACATTCTAACCGTGCCTCTAGGAATTCAACAAGTTCATTGACTTCTGTTG ACAACAGCGGTCATGTGATTGATCTGTTAAATGATCAGCTACCAGATGTCAAAATAtcagaggaagacaaaaagaagaatCTTGAATTGCTAGAAGAAGCAAAGAAAGTGAGTGAGAGGTTTCTAACACGCAGAGGCAGAAAGTCAAGAAGCAGCCTTCCAGAGTCACCCACAG CAGTTTCACCTACACTTAGTCCTAAAGTTTCACCAGTAGCATCTCGGAGCAACTCTCTCACTCTTCCAGTTCCATCAG GGTCTGATGTATGCACAACCACTGGTGTTGAGTCTGTATCTCCAGGGCAG AATAACAGAACTGTGAAAGAAGATGACAGGCAAACTGCAGAG AATGCCACAAAAGGATTAATTGATCGAAGGCAGAATGATCAAAGAAAGATTTCTCAGGGAAGGTTGGTTCCTCgttctgctggttttgaaaactccaaagaaaagctgtcagaacaaaaagaaaactttgatCCACGTAAACATATGGATACTTCACCAAAATCCTCCCCTTCAGGTAGTGATGGTAGCAGAATGTCTCTTAACACTTGCATGAATGTTTGTGAAAATGAACTTGGAAAATCATTcctcaagaaaggaaaagaaaatgatcTTCCTTTAAAAACCCATCTACCAGGACCAGGAATAGGAAATACAGACTCAAAGCTAAAAATTTCTATTCCAGAAATGAGGGACCATAAAGTTTCATGTAAACCAGAATTTAAATTCTGTGGACTGCGTCCTCCTCTGCTGAGGGCTGTATCGTGGGATAGCCTGGAGCCTGGACAGAAAGATAAAACACCTTTAAAATTACCATCTGAGGAAGataaaagctttgtttttgGAAATAAATCCAGCAATCAATTAAAAGCATTCAAAGACCTTCAAATCCAAGTGCAACCAGTCCGAATGCAGAAATTGACAAAGCTCAGAGAG GAGCATATTTTGATGAGAAATCAAAATTTAGTTGGACTTAAACTTCCTGAACTTAGTGAAGCAGCTGAACAGGAAAAAG GCCCTtcacctctcccctcccccacTGAAGAGGAAGAGACAAAGAATAGCTCTGATGTCATGCCCAGCATTCCTGATGTATTGCTGCGAAAACTACGAGTGCACAAGTCGCTTCCAGGAAG CTCCCCTGCACTTACTGAAAAAGAAGTCGAG AATGTATTTGTACAACTTTCCTTGGCCTTTAGAAATGATAGTTATACCTTGGAATCTAGAATTAAccaagcagagagagagagaaatcttACTGAAGAGAATGCTGAGAAGGAACTGGAAAACTTTAAAACAGCCATTACG TCTTCAGCTCACTTATGGCATCACTATGAACACAGAGAAGCTTACCAGAAGCTACTGGAGGATATTGCTGTTCTGCGGCGTTTAGCTGCTAGACTGTCTAGTCGTGCTGAGATGGTTGGAGCCGTTCGCCAG gAGAAGCGTATGTCAAAGGCAACAGAAGTGATGATGCAGTATGtggaaaatctgaaaagaaCATATGAAAAGGATCACGCTGAACTAATGGAGTTCAAGAAACTTGCCAATCAGAATTCTAGCAGAAGCTATGGTGcatctg AAGATGGAGTACCTCGTTCATCTAGATCCATGTCACTTACTGTTGGAAAG AATATGCCTCGGAGGAGAGTCAGTGTTGCTGTTGTTCCTAAATTTAACTCCTTAAACATTCCTGGTCAGTCACCAGCAGCTTCACCTGTACCTTCAATGCCATCCCTG TCTGAATCACCTAGTAATGGAAGGAGCAATCTAACATCTACGCCTGTTCTGCCAGCACTTTTAGAAAA TGGTAAGACTAATGGAGAGCCTGACTGTGAAACCTCTGCTTCTGTGCTGACACAGAGTGTGTTGGAAGAAATCAGTCCTGAAACTAAAGCCAAGATAGAAGAGGAAGCATATAACAAAGG CTATCAGGAAGGCttgaagaaaaccaaagaaCTTCAGGAACTGAAGGAAGAAGATGAAGAGACACCAAAGGAAAGTCATGATGAACATGAAGAAAGTGAAAACGAAGATGAGATAAAAGACCTGAAAAGCAG cagACTCGAAGTCATCattaattatttacatataCTGTACCCCAAACTGTGTAAACACTGGAATGTGGTATGGCTCATAGTGGCTGCGATAATCATATTTGCTGTGATGTTGGGAATCTACCATTCATACAACTCCTGTGATGAAAAATCAGAGGGACCTGAAGGAAAGGccagctgttctgctgcccAGCAATATTCCTGGTGGAACTCAGGATTCCAACATGAGCAACGCACTGAATAG
- the IRAG1 gene encoding inositol 1,4,5-triphosphate receptor associated 1 isoform X2, producing the protein MPTLPEDKGQSKEAQHSSSPAAKDTTVEGTTCSTPSIVLPENAVTPDVEIDKNLVNRPRSPHRRHSNRASRNSTSSLTSVDNSGHVIDLLNDQLPDVKISEEDKKKNLELLEEAKKVSERFLTRRGRKSRSSLPESPTVSPTLSPKVSPVASRSNSLTLPVPSGSDVCTTTGVESVSPGQNNRTVKEDDRQTAENATKGLIDRRQNDQRKISQGRLVPRSAGFENSKEKLSEQKENFDPRKHMDTSPKSSPSGSDGSRMSLNTCMNVCENELGKSFLKKGKENDLPLKTHLPGPGIGNTDSKLKISIPEMRDHKVSCKPEFKFCGLRPPLLRAVSWDSLEPGQKDKTPLKLPSEEDKSFVFGNKSSNQLKAFKDLQIQVQPVRMQKLTKLREEHILMRNQNLVGLKLPELSEAAEQEKGPSPLPSPTEEEETKNSSDVMPSIPDVLLRKLRVHKSLPGSSPALTEKEVENVFVQLSLAFRNDSYTLESRINQAERERNLTEENAEKELENFKTAITSSAHLWHHYEHREAYQKLLEDIAVLRRLAARLSSRAEMVGAVRQEKRMSKATEVMMQYVENLKRTYEKDHAELMEFKKLANQNSSRSYGASEDGVPRSSRSMSLTVGKNMPRRRVSVAVVPKFNSLNIPGQSPAASPVPSMPSLSESPSNGRSNLTSTPVLPALLENGKTNGEPDCETSASVLTQSVLEEISPETKAKIEEEAYNKGYQEGLKKTKELQELKEEDEETPKESHDEHEESENEDEIKDLKSSRLEVIINYLHILYPKLCKHWNVVWLIVAAIIIFAVMLGIYHSYNSCDEKSEGPEGKASCSAAQQYSWWNSGFQHEQRTE; encoded by the exons GACACTACTGTTGAAGGGACAACATGCAGTACTCCTTCTATTGTTCTTCCAGAGAATGCTGTTACGCCAGATGTAGAAATTGATAAAAATCTGGTTAACAG GCCCCGTAGTCCTCATAGGAGACATTCTAACCGTGCCTCTAGGAATTCAACAAGTTCATTGACTTCTGTTG ACAACAGCGGTCATGTGATTGATCTGTTAAATGATCAGCTACCAGATGTCAAAATAtcagaggaagacaaaaagaagaatCTTGAATTGCTAGAAGAAGCAAAGAAAGTGAGTGAGAGGTTTCTAACACGCAGAGGCAGAAAGTCAAGAAGCAGCCTTCCAGAGTCACCCACAG TTTCACCTACACTTAGTCCTAAAGTTTCACCAGTAGCATCTCGGAGCAACTCTCTCACTCTTCCAGTTCCATCAG GGTCTGATGTATGCACAACCACTGGTGTTGAGTCTGTATCTCCAGGGCAG AATAACAGAACTGTGAAAGAAGATGACAGGCAAACTGCAGAG AATGCCACAAAAGGATTAATTGATCGAAGGCAGAATGATCAAAGAAAGATTTCTCAGGGAAGGTTGGTTCCTCgttctgctggttttgaaaactccaaagaaaagctgtcagaacaaaaagaaaactttgatCCACGTAAACATATGGATACTTCACCAAAATCCTCCCCTTCAGGTAGTGATGGTAGCAGAATGTCTCTTAACACTTGCATGAATGTTTGTGAAAATGAACTTGGAAAATCATTcctcaagaaaggaaaagaaaatgatcTTCCTTTAAAAACCCATCTACCAGGACCAGGAATAGGAAATACAGACTCAAAGCTAAAAATTTCTATTCCAGAAATGAGGGACCATAAAGTTTCATGTAAACCAGAATTTAAATTCTGTGGACTGCGTCCTCCTCTGCTGAGGGCTGTATCGTGGGATAGCCTGGAGCCTGGACAGAAAGATAAAACACCTTTAAAATTACCATCTGAGGAAGataaaagctttgtttttgGAAATAAATCCAGCAATCAATTAAAAGCATTCAAAGACCTTCAAATCCAAGTGCAACCAGTCCGAATGCAGAAATTGACAAAGCTCAGAGAG GAGCATATTTTGATGAGAAATCAAAATTTAGTTGGACTTAAACTTCCTGAACTTAGTGAAGCAGCTGAACAGGAAAAAG GCCCTtcacctctcccctcccccacTGAAGAGGAAGAGACAAAGAATAGCTCTGATGTCATGCCCAGCATTCCTGATGTATTGCTGCGAAAACTACGAGTGCACAAGTCGCTTCCAGGAAG CTCCCCTGCACTTACTGAAAAAGAAGTCGAG AATGTATTTGTACAACTTTCCTTGGCCTTTAGAAATGATAGTTATACCTTGGAATCTAGAATTAAccaagcagagagagagagaaatcttACTGAAGAGAATGCTGAGAAGGAACTGGAAAACTTTAAAACAGCCATTACG TCTTCAGCTCACTTATGGCATCACTATGAACACAGAGAAGCTTACCAGAAGCTACTGGAGGATATTGCTGTTCTGCGGCGTTTAGCTGCTAGACTGTCTAGTCGTGCTGAGATGGTTGGAGCCGTTCGCCAG gAGAAGCGTATGTCAAAGGCAACAGAAGTGATGATGCAGTATGtggaaaatctgaaaagaaCATATGAAAAGGATCACGCTGAACTAATGGAGTTCAAGAAACTTGCCAATCAGAATTCTAGCAGAAGCTATGGTGcatctg AAGATGGAGTACCTCGTTCATCTAGATCCATGTCACTTACTGTTGGAAAG AATATGCCTCGGAGGAGAGTCAGTGTTGCTGTTGTTCCTAAATTTAACTCCTTAAACATTCCTGGTCAGTCACCAGCAGCTTCACCTGTACCTTCAATGCCATCCCTG TCTGAATCACCTAGTAATGGAAGGAGCAATCTAACATCTACGCCTGTTCTGCCAGCACTTTTAGAAAA TGGTAAGACTAATGGAGAGCCTGACTGTGAAACCTCTGCTTCTGTGCTGACACAGAGTGTGTTGGAAGAAATCAGTCCTGAAACTAAAGCCAAGATAGAAGAGGAAGCATATAACAAAGG CTATCAGGAAGGCttgaagaaaaccaaagaaCTTCAGGAACTGAAGGAAGAAGATGAAGAGACACCAAAGGAAAGTCATGATGAACATGAAGAAAGTGAAAACGAAGATGAGATAAAAGACCTGAAAAGCAG cagACTCGAAGTCATCattaattatttacatataCTGTACCCCAAACTGTGTAAACACTGGAATGTGGTATGGCTCATAGTGGCTGCGATAATCATATTTGCTGTGATGTTGGGAATCTACCATTCATACAACTCCTGTGATGAAAAATCAGAGGGACCTGAAGGAAAGGccagctgttctgctgcccAGCAATATTCCTGGTGGAACTCAGGATTCCAACATGAGCAACGCACTGAATAG